One window of Rhodothermales bacterium genomic DNA carries:
- a CDS encoding COX15/CtaA family protein, producing the protein MRARFRFTIAAIAAAVGLLAWGAFVTSIDAGLAVPDWPTSFDSYDPFNPWPGWWKVTPILAEHGHRLAGALVGLFTLVLALWTWRSDDRAWMRRLGMAALVLVIFQGVLGGLRVALVSLDLAVVHACVAQLFFATLAAMALFTSGLWQRPGPAPTINLPKAGWLAAGAVYVQIILGALLRHPGTGIDPLLAGLHISWAFVALFAVVVHVKVLRSASGLRTLGGVLLATVVAQVALGFVAYFVLLDEAGVLQPSNLQVVVNSLHLVIGAALFSLNVVGALALARARRLSPVPA; encoded by the coding sequence ATGCGCGCACGATTCCGATTCACGATTGCCGCGATCGCGGCCGCTGTTGGCCTGCTCGCCTGGGGTGCATTCGTCACCTCGATTGATGCCGGGCTGGCCGTGCCCGACTGGCCAACCTCGTTCGATTCATACGACCCATTCAACCCGTGGCCGGGTTGGTGGAAGGTCACGCCAATCCTTGCCGAGCACGGTCATCGGCTTGCGGGTGCGCTGGTTGGCCTGTTCACGCTGGTTCTCGCGTTGTGGACCTGGAGATCGGACGACCGGGCCTGGATGCGACGCCTGGGCATGGCCGCATTGGTGCTGGTCATATTCCAGGGTGTGCTGGGCGGGCTCAGGGTGGCACTGGTCTCCCTGGACCTTGCGGTCGTGCACGCCTGTGTCGCGCAGCTGTTCTTTGCGACCCTCGCAGCGATGGCGCTCTTCACTTCGGGACTCTGGCAGAGACCCGGCCCTGCCCCGACCATCAACCTTCCAAAAGCCGGCTGGCTGGCCGCTGGCGCGGTATACGTCCAGATTATTTTGGGTGCTTTGCTGCGTCACCCCGGCACCGGGATAGATCCGCTACTTGCAGGTTTGCACATCAGCTGGGCGTTCGTCGCGCTCTTTGCCGTGGTGGTCCACGTGAAAGTGCTTCGTTCCGCGTCCGGATTGCGCACTCTTGGAGGCGTCCTGCTGGCCACCGTGGTCGCGCAGGTAGCGTTGGGCTTTGTTGCCTACTTTGTACTTCTGGATGAGGCGGGCGTGCTGCAGCCCAGCAACCTGCAGGTTGTCGTAAACTCGCTTCACCTCGTCATCGGTGCCGCCCTGTTCTCGCTCAATGTGGTCGGCGCCCTGGCGTTGGCGCGTGCGCGCCGACTGAGCCCTGTCCCCGCTTGA